The window TACTTGCCCTTGATGGCCGAAGCCAGGTTGAAGCTGTCGACGATCTCGCCGTTGCCCAGCACGGCCGGAACGGTGAAATCGGGGGCTTTCTTACCAACGAGTACGCTCATTGTAATCTCCTGATGAGGGTGAAAAACCGTTTGCCGGGCCAGACGGGCTTGCCCGACATCCAACAAAGGCCGTCCATCATACACGGCTTCTGGTGACAGGCCGACTCCAACGACGAAGCAACCGCCGGTCGCTCAAGCACGGCCCTTTCAGAAACCCCTTTGACAAGCATTCTCATTAACATTAAGCTCCACTCCATCGAGCCCACCAACGATGGTCAGCCTTTATGTATGTGTGTCTTTGTGTCGGCGTTACCGACGGACAGATCCGCGATGCGATCTATGAAGGATGCTGCAGCTACAAGGAAGTGCGAGCCGCCACAAACGTCGCCAGCCAGTGCGGCAAATGTGCCTGCGTTGCCAAGCAGGTGGTCCGCGAGACCCTGACCGAGCTTCAGGTCAGCCAGGCAGCCCTGCCCTACCCCGTGGAATTTACCGCAGCCTGATAACAAAGAATTCGAAGAACCGGACCTTGCGTCCGGTTTTTTTATGCCCGCAATTCAATAAGTTAGCGCTCCAACGCGGTTCACAAACATTCTTATTTCCATTAATTTTCACTTATTATTCAAGAACTTAGGTTTGACACACCTAAGTATCGGGCTCAAACTTCACTGTATTGGCACACTTCTACAGGGCAGGAACCCGACATGAAAGGCGACGTAAGCGTCATCCAGCATCTCAACAAGATCCTCGGAAACGAGCTGGTCGCGATCAACCAGTACTTCCTGCACGCACGCATGTACGAAGATTGGGGCCTGAACAAACTCGGCAAGCACGAGTACAAGGAATCCATCGACGAGATGAAGCACGCTGACAAACTGATCAAGCGTATTCTCTTCCTCGAAGGCATCCCCAACGTCCAGGACCTGGGCAAGCTGCTGATTGGCGAGCACACCAAAGAGATGCTCGAATGCGACCTGAAGATCGAACAGAAAGGCCTGGTCGACCTGAAAGCGGCCATCGCCCATTGCGAAACCGCTGGCGACTTTGGCTCGCGTGACATGCTCGAAGATATCCTCGAGTCCGAGGAAGAGCACATCGACTGGCTGGAAACCCAGCTGGGGCTGATCGACAAGATTGGTATCGAGAACTACCTGCAGTCGCAGATGGGCGAAGAATAAATATTCGCCCCATGAAAAAACCCGCGATCAGCGGGTTTTTTCATGCTTGCCGGAAATTCAGGCCTCGGAAGCCTTGGCCTTGGCAGCCGCTTCCTTGATCAGGGTCTGCAGCTCACCCTTCTCGAACATTTCCAGCATGATGTCGCTGCCGCCGACCAGTTCACCGGCTACCCACAGCTGCGGGAAGGTCGGCCAGTTGGCGTATTTTGGCAGGTTCGCACGGATTTCCGGGTTCTGCAGGATGTCGACGTAGGCGAACTTCTCGCCACAACCCATCACGGCCTGCGATGCACGCGCAGAGAAGCCACACTGCGGGGCATTCGGCGAGCCTTTCATGTAAAGCAGAATGGTGTTGTTGGCAATCTGCTCTTTGATCGTTTCGATGATATCCATGTAGCACCTCGGCTGAACTTTCCGACGCGGTCGTCGGCACGGTGACGCATTGTAACGGAAAGCCGAGCAGCATGCTCGGCCTTACCATTCCTTACGCGGCCTCTACCTGCACGGGTACGCCATTGAGGGCGGCGTTGCCGGAAACCTGATCACGCAGGCGCTCATCGGTGAGGTCGTTGGCACTCACCCCAGGTTGCGCCTTGGCGATCTGCATGTGCACGCCTTGACGAGAGTGACCGAAGCCATGGGGCAGGCTGACTACACCGGGCATCATGTCCTCGCAGGCCTGAACCTCGACTTCAAGATCCCCGGTACGCGAGCGGATACGAACTCGCTGGCCGTCCTGCAACTGACGATGCTGCAGGTCCTGCGGATGCATCAACAACTGATGGCGCGGTTTGCCTTTCACCAGTCGATGAAAGTTGTGCATCCATGAATTGTTGCTGCGAACATGGCGACGGCCGATCAGCAGCAGTTCGCCCGGCACCGGAGGAGCCTGTTGCGCCAGTCGCCCCAAGTCATCCAGCAGCACCTGGGGCGCCGCTTCGACGGCCTTGCTGGCAGTCGTCAGGCGCGCAGCGAGGTTGGCGCGCAATGGCCCCAGGTCGAGGCCATGCGGGTGCTCGTCCAGCGCTGCCAGCGAAAGCTGCCAGGGTGTCGTTTCACCATAACGCCCCTTGCGCAGGGCCAGGTCGATCATCTGCGCTGGCGCCCAGGTCGGTTTCAACTCCAGCTCGGCGCGTTTGGCGAACGCTTGTGCCAGCCCGACAAAAATCTCCCAGTCATGCAATGCCCCTTCGGGCTTGGCCAGGATCGCCCGGTTGAAGCGGGTCACGTTGCGCACGGCCAGCAAGTTGAATGTGCTGTCGTAATGGTCGTTTTCCAGCGCCGAGGTGGAGGGCAGGATCAGGTCGGCATGGCGGGTGGTTTCGTTGATGTACAGGTCAATGCTGAGCATGAACTCCAACCCCTCCAGCGCCACATCCAGCTGGCGGCCATTGGGCGTTGAGAGCACGGGGTTGCCAGCCACCGTCACCAGCGCACGCACCTGCCCTTCGCCTGGCGTCAGCATTTCCTCGGCCAAGGCCGCCACGGGCAGTTCGCCGCCGTACTCGGGCAAGCCCGACACCCGGCTCTGCCAGGCGTTGAAATGGCCACCCGAGGTGGTCGCTACCAGGTCGACGGCAGGCTCGGTGCACAACGCGCCGCCTTCACGGTCAAGGTTGCCGGTTACCAGGTTGATCAGTTGCACCAGCCAGTGGCAAAGGGTGCCGTAGGCTTGGGTCGAAACCCCCATGCGGCCGTAGCACACCGCCCTGTCGGCCGCGGCAAAGTCCCTTGCCAGCTGGCGAATGTCTGTCGCGGCAATGCCACAGTGCGCGCTCATGGCCTCCGCGCTGAACGGCGCGATCGCTTCGCGCACCTGCTGCAAGCCGATGACCGGCAAGTGCGAGCCGCGCGCCAGGCCTTCAGTGAACAGGGTGTTGAGCAAGCCACACAACAAGGCCGCATCCCCTCCAGGGCGAATGAACAGGTGACTGTCGGCCATCGCCGCCGTTTCGCTGCGCCGCGGGTCCACCACCACCAGGCGCCCACCCCGGGCCTGCAGGGCTTTCAGGCGTTTTTCCACGTCCGGCACGGTCATGATGCTGCCGTTGGAGGCCAGCGGGTTGCCGCCGAGGATCAACATGAAACCGGTCTGGTCGATGTCCGGGATCGGCAGCAGCAGGCCATGGCCGTACATCAGGTGGCTGACCAGGTGCTGCGGCAACTGGTCCACCGAGGTGGCAGAGAAGCGGTTGCGGGTTTTCAGCAGGCCCAGGAAGTAGTTGCTGTGGGTCATCAGGCCGTAGTTGTGCACGCTCGGGTTGCCTTGGTACACCGCCACGGCATTGCGCCCATGGACCTGCTGGATCGCCCACAGCCTGTCGGCGGCCAGGGCAAAGGCCTCGTCCCAGCCGATGGCCTGCCAGTGCTCGCCCACCCGCTTGTGCGGTTGGCGCAGGCGGTCGGGGTCGTTCTGGATGTCCTGCAGGGCCACGGCCTTTGGGCAGACATGGCCGCGGCTGAACGGGTCCTGGGGGTCGCCCTTGATCGAACTGATCAGCGCCCGCCCATCGTCGTCATGGCTGACTTCAATGTTCAGCCCACAGATCGCTTCGCACAGGTGACAGGCACGGTGATGCAGGGTCTTGGTCATGGCCGCCTCTGCCTTGTTGTTGTGGAGGATGTGTAGAAGGTTGTCGAACATCGACTATGCGCCCAGCCCCCGCCACCGGCCAGCGCACTTCGCGGTGTGAATCCGCCGACATCAGGCACACGATTTGCGACAGCCATTTGCCAAATTGCTGGCAAGCCGTGTACAAACCTCTGTAGCAAATAAAAAACAGCACTGCCCGTCGGGTAAAGACACCCTTTGCAACACCCTTTGGTACTGGGCAGCTGTTTCCCCTCTTGGCTTCAGGCGACATTTACTTATAGTATTGCGCCTTTCCCTATTTCGTCCGCCCCCGTGCGGCTTACGCCGCAGGTCACTCCCGTTGTCAAAAAAAACCATACGGTCGACCTGCATACCGTTGCAGATAAGGTAGTCAATCATGAGCGCTAGGCACTTTCTCTCCCTGCTGGACTTCACCACCGACGAATTGCTCGGTGTGATCCGCCGCGGCATCGAGCTGAAGGACCTGCGCAAGCGAGGCGTGCTGTTCGAGCCCCTGAAGAACCGCGTGCTGGGCATGATCTTCGAAAAGTCCTCGACCCGTACCCGCGTGTCATTCGAGGCAGGCATGATCCAGCTCGGCGGCCAGGCCATCTTCCTGTCCCCGCGCGACACCCAGCTGGGCCGTGGCGAGCCGATAAGCGATAGCGCCATCGTGCTGTCGAGCATGCTCGACGTGGTGATGATCCGTACCCACGCCCACAGCACCCTGACCGAATTCGCCGCCAACTCGCGTGTGCCGGTGATCAACGCGCTGTCCGACGAGTCGCACCCGTGCCAGCTGCTGGCCGACATGCAGACCTTCCTCGAACATCGCGGCTCGATCCAGGGCAAGACCGTCGCCTGGATCGGCGATGGCTTCAACATGTGCAACTCGTACATCGAGGCAGCCAGGCAGTTCGACTTCCAGCTGCGCATTGCCTGCCCGGAAGGCTACGAGCCGGACCCACGCTTCATGGCCATTGGTGGTGACCACGTGCAGATCGTGCGTGACCCGAAGGAAGCCGTGCGCGGCGCCCATCTGGTAACCACGGATGTCTGGACTTCCATGGGTCAGGAGGAGGAAACTGCACGGCGCCTGGCGCATTTCGCGCCTTACCAGGTCACCCGCGAGCTGCTCGACCTGGCGGCACCCGACGCCCTGTTCATGCACTGCCTGCCAGCCCACCGTGGTGAGGAAATCAGCCATGACCTGCTCGACGACCCACGTTCGGTCGCCTGGGACCAGGCTGAAAACCGCCTGCATGCACAGAAGGCCCTTCTCGAATTCCTTGTAGAACCGGCTTACCACCACGCATGAGTCAACCCCTACTGCTCAACCTGCGCAACCTCGCCTGCGGCTATGGCGACCAGCGCATCGTTCAGAACCTCAATCTGCACCTGAACGCAGGCGACATCGGTTGCCTGCTGGGTTCATCCGGTTGCGGCAAGACCACCACCCTGCGCGCCATCGCCGGTTTCGAACCGATACACGACGGCGAGATCCAGTTGGCTGGGGAAGTCATTTCCCGGGCCGGGTTCACACTGGCCCCGGAAAAACGCCGCATCGGCATGGTGTTCCAGGATTACGCGCTGTTCCCGCACCTGACCGTGGCGCAGAACGTTGCCTTCGGCATCGCCAAGCACCCCCGCCAGGCCGAGGTCATCGAAGAGATGCTCGAGCTGGTCAAGCTGGGCGGCCTGGGCGGGCGCTACCCGCATGAACTGTCCGGCGGCCAGCAGCAACGGGTCGCCCTGGCCCGTGCACTGGCACCGGAGCCGCAACTGCTGCTGCTCGACGAGCCATTTTCCAACCTCGACGTAGAGCTGCGCCGGCGCTTGAGCCATGAGGTTCGCGACATTCTAAAGAGCCGCGGCACCAGCGCCATCCTGGTGACCCATGACCAGGAAGAAGCCTTTGCCGTCAGCGACCAGGTTGGCGTGTTCAAGGAAGGCCGCCTGGAGCAGTGGGACACGCCCTACAACCTTTACCACGAGCCGCAGACGCCGTTCGTGGCCAGCTTCATTGGCCAGGGGTATTTCATCCGTGGGCAGATGATCAGCCACGAGGCGGTCAATACCGAGCTGGGTGAATTACGCGGCAACCGTGCCTACATCATGGCGCCGGGCAGCTCGGTGGATGTACTGCTGCGCCCTGACGATATCGTCCACGCACCGGGCAGTGCGCTGCAGGCGAACATCGTCGGCAAGAGCTTCCTTGGGGCATCGACCCTGTACCGCCTGCAATTGCCGACCGGCAGCCAGCTCGAGGCGATCTTCCCTAGCCATGACGACCGTCAGGTCGGTGAGGATGTGGGGATTGCGGTCAAGGCCGATCACCTGGTGCTATTCCCGGTGCCGGGCAGCGTGGCGGCGCAGTTGCCGCGGCAGGACAACGGCGTTCGCCGGTACAGCTCGGCGACCTGATTCGAAATTTTGGGGCCGCTCTGCGGCCCATCGCGACACAAGGCCGCTCCTACAAGGGTACGTATTCCCCCTGTAGGAGCGGCCTTGTGCCGCGAAGGGCTGCAAAGCAGCCCCAGAAATCTCAGCCCCGACCAATCCCGGCAAACTTGCCCTGGGTGTACTCAGCCAGCACCACCGCCGCCAACTCCACCTCCAGCCCACGCCGCCCGGCGCTGACATGGATGGTTGCAAAGTTCTGCGCCGAGTCATCGATGAAGGTGCGCAGGCGCTTCTTCTGCCCCAGCGGGCTGATCCCGCCCACCAGGTACCCCGTGGCTCGCTGCGCCGACGCCGGGTCGGCCATCTCGCACTTTTTCACCCCGGCAGCCTGGGCCAGGGCCTTGAGGTCGAGCGTACCCACCACAGGTACCACCGCCACCAGCAATTCACCCTTCTCACTGCTCGCCAGCAAGGTCTTGAACACCTGCTGCGGGTCGAGACCAAGTTTCTCCGCCGCTTCCAGGCCATATGACGCCGATTTGGGGTCATGTTCGTAACTGTGCACACGATGCTCGGCACGGTGTTTCTTCAACAAGTCTAGGGCGGGGGTCATGCGGGGGCTCCGGTCGGGACAGCTCGGCGGCTACTTTAGGACAATTCCCACACCGCAGCCAGCGCACCGCAATTGCGCGGCTCTAGTACGCGGATCCGCACCTGAAATCAGCATCCAGATCGTGACCGACCGTTCACTTTCGACCTTTGACATCAGCGTTTCTTGTCTATATTTTTTCGTTTCTGAATAAAATGGTGCACTTTTAAGGTGCATTTCCCAACATCTGCCCGGGTCAACGGGGATAGACTCCGGGCTTTGCTGTCGAGCGCCACGCGCCTCACAACAAAAAAAAACGAGGTCATACATGACGACTGCTCTACGCCAACCCACGCTTTCCAGCCAATGCCTGGCCGAGTTCCTGGGCACTGCACTGCTCATCTTTTTCGGTACCGGCTGCGTCGCCGCGCTCAAGGTCGCGGGCGCAAGCTTCGGCCTTTGGGAAATCAGTATCATCTGGGGCGTGGGCGTCAGCATGGCGATCTACCTCACCGCCGGTATTTCCGGCGCACACCTGAACCCCGCGGTGAGCATCGCCCTCACACTGTTCGCCGGCTTCGACAAGCGCAAGCTGCCCTTCTACATGCTGGCCCAGGTATGCGGCGCGTTCTGTGGCGCAGCGTTGGTCTACACCCTGTACAGCAACCTGTTCTTCGATTTCGAACAGGCCCACGCCATGTTGCGCGGTAGCGAAGCCAGCCTGGAACTGGCCTCGGTCTTCTCCACCTATCCGCACCCATCGCTGTCCACCGGCCAGGCGTTTCTGGTCGAGGTGATCATCACCGCCATCCTGATGGCCGTGATCATGGCCCTGACCGACGACAACAACGGCCTGCCGCGCGGCGCCATGGCCCCGCTGCTGATCGGCCTGCTGATCGCCGTGATCGGCAGCGCCATGGGCCCGTTGACCGGCTTTGCCATGAACCCGGCCCGCGATTTCGGGCCAAAACTCATGACCTTCCTGGCCGGTTGGGGCGAAATCGCCTTCACTGGCGGTCGGGACATGCCTTATTTCCTGGTTCCGGTGTTCGCACCGATCCTTGGCGCCTGCCTGGGTGCCGCGACCTATCGCGGCCTGATCGCACGCAACCTGCCAATGGCAGCCGCCGTGAACCCTGAGACAAATGACAATCGCCAGGGCGATACTCAAGTCAACTGACGCCGGCATCACGCCCAGCCCTGACCCCCTATTTTCGCAAGGCCTACGACCATGACAGACACCCAGGATAAGAACTACATCATCGCCCTGGACCAGGGCACCACCAGTTCGCGGGCCATTATTTTCGACCGCGACGCCAATGTGGTGGGGACCTCCCAGCGCGAGTTCGCCCAGCACTACCCGCAGGCGGGCTGGGTCGAGCACGACCCGATGGAAATCTTTGCCACGCAGAGCGCGACCATGGTCGAGGCCTTGGCCCAGGCGGGCATCAGCCACGCCCAGGTCGCCGCACTGGGTATCACCAACCAACGTGAAACCACCGTGGTGTGGGACAAGGAAACCGGCCGCCCGGTGTACAATGCCATCGTCTGGCAGTGCCGCCGCAGCACGGAGATCTGCGCCCAGCTCAAGCGCGACGGCCATGAAGACTACATTCGCGAAACCACTGGCCTGGTCACCGACCCATACTTCTCCGGCACCAAGCTGAAGTGGATCCTCGACAATGTCGAGGGTGCCCGCGAACGCGCCGAGCGCGGCGAGCTGCTGTTCGGCACCATCGATACCTGGCTGATCTGGAAGTTCTCCGGCGGCAAGGTGCATGTCACTGATTACACCAACGCCTCGCGCACGCTGATGTTCAACATCCACAGCCTGCAGTGGGACGACAAGCTCCTGGAAATCCTCGGCATCCCACGGCAGATGCTGCCCGAGGTACGCCCTTCCTCCGAGGTCTACGGCCATACCAAGAGCGGTATCGCCATTGCCGGTATCGCCGGTGATCAGCAATCGGCACTGTTCGGCCAGATGTGCGTGGAACCGGGCCAGGCCAAGAACACCTATGGCACCGGCTGCTTCCTGCTGATGAACACCGGTGACCAGGCGGTGAAGTCGTCCCATGGCCTGCTAACCACCATCGCCTGCGGCCCGCGTGGTGAAGTGGCCTATGCGCTGGAGGGTGCAGTGTTCAATGGTGGTTCCACCGTGCAGTGGCTGCGTGACGAACTGAAGATCGTCAACGACGCACTGGATACCGAATACTTCGCCAGCAAGGTCAAGGACAGCAACGGCGTATACCTGGTGCCTGCCTTCACCGGCCTGGGTGCCCCGTACTGGGACCCGTATGCCCGTGGCGCACTGTTCGGCCTGACCCGTGGCGTGAAGGTGGACCACATCATCCGCGCCGCGCTGGAATCGATCGCCTACCAGACTCGCGACGTGCTTGACGCAATGCAGCAGGATTGCGGCCAGCGCCTGTCCGAGCTGCGCGTGGACGGCGGCGCGGTGGCCAACAACTTCCTCATGCAGTTCCAGGCCGACATCCTCGGCACCTGCGTGGAGCGGCCGAAGATGCGCGAAACCACGGCGCTGGGGGCGGCCTACCTGGCAGGCCTGGCCTGTGGCTTCTGGAGCGGCCTGGACGAACTGCGCGACAAGGCGATCATCGAGCGCGAGTTCAGCCCGCAGCTGGATGAAACGCAGAAAGAGAAGCTGTACGCAGGCTGGAAGAAGGCAGTCGACCGTACCCGTGACTGGGAAGATCACGAGGCCTGATCCTACCTGACAGGCGCTACACCACGTGTAGGAGCGGCCTTATGTCGCGAAAGGGCCGCGAAGCGGCCCCAGCAGCATTTGCTATGACGCGAAAATCCTGGGGCCGCTTCACGGCCCTTTCGCGACACAAGGCCGCTCCTACAAAGAAGCGCCAGCGCAGGCCACAAAATCGATGCAGGGCATTTGTCCCCGCCGCCGCCCCGATAGTCTACTGGTCGTAGTCCGCGTCCTACGGCATCATTGCAGCATTTGTCCGGCAGCCCCAAAGGACCGCCCATGAATCTGCCCCCTCGCCAACAACAAATCCTCGAACTGGTGCGCGAACGCGGTTACGTCAGTATCGAAGAAATGGCGCAGCTGTTCGTCGTCACACCGCAAACCATCCGCCGTGATATCAACCAGCTGGCCGAGCTCAATCTGCTACGCCGCTACCACGGGGGCGCGGCCTACGACTCGAGCATCGAGAACACCGCCTACGCCATGCGCGCCGATCAGATGCGCGACGAAAAGCAACGCATCGCCGAAGCCGTGGCACGGCAGATTCCCGACCATGCCTCGCTGTTCATCAACATCGGCACCACCACCGAATCCATCGCCCGGGCACTGCTCAACCACAACCACCTGAAAGTCATCACCAACAACCTGCACGTGGCCGCGATCCTAGCCGCCAAGGACGATTTCGAAGTGCTGGTGGCAGGTGGCACGGTTCGCCGTGATGGCGGCGTCGTCGGCCAGGCCAGTGTCGACTTCATCAACCAGTTCAAGGTCGACTTCGCCCTGGTGGGCATCAGCGGCATCGACGAAGATGGCAGCCTGCTCGATTTCGATTACCAGGAAGTGCGGGTATCCCAGGCAATCATCGCCAATGCCCGACAAGTGATCCTTGCCGCCGACTCCAGCAAGTTCGGGCGCAACGCCATGGTGCGCATGGGCTCGATCAGCCTGGTCGACTGCCTGGTGACCGACCAGGCGCCAACTCCCACCCTCACCCAGCTGCTGAACCAGTACAAGATCCGGCTTGAGGTGGTTTGAGGGCTGACAGGCGCATGCCGCAAGGTTTGTCGCGCCTGTGAGATCGAGCGTCGCCCGCGCCGCGCTCGATCTCACAGGCGCGATACCTTTCAAACCGATCATCCAAAACTTTCGTAAATGTTCATTTCATTGTCATCTGATCAGTTTTTTCTATGAAGACTGACTGGCGACCAGCTTTCTGTTGCGCTAGTATTTTCGAAAACGAACATCAATGTTCATATTCGATGTGAACAGCCCCAGGAGGCCTTGCCCGTGTCCCAGCCCGTTTCGTCCCAGCCCCCAGTCGCCGACTGCTATGACCTCGCCGTGATCGGCGGCGGCATCAATGGCGTGGGCATCGCTGCCGACGCCGCCGGGCGTGGCCTCAACGTATTCCTCTGCGAAAAGGACGACCTGGCCCAGCACACCTCGTCGGCCAGCAGCAAACTGATCCACGGCGGCCTGCGCTACCTGGAGCACTACGAGTTCCGCCTGGTGCGTGAAGCGCTGGCCGAGCGCGAAGTGCTGCTGGCCAAAGCCCCGCACATCGTCAAGCCGATGCGCTTCGTGCTGCCGCACCGCCCGCACTTGCGCCCGGCCTGGATGATTCGCGCCGGCCTGTTCCTCTACGATCACCTGGGCAAGCGCAAGCGCCTGGGGGCTTCGCGCAGCCTGCGCTTCGGCCCGGGTTACCCGCTCAAGCCTGCAATCAGCCGTGGCTTCGAATATGCCGACTGCGCGGTGGACGATGCCCGCCTGGTAGTGCTGAATGCGATGGCCGCACGGGAAAAAGGTGCCCATATCCATACCCGCACTCGCTGCCTGCGCGCGGAGCGTGTGGATGGCCTGTGGCAAGTGGAGTTGCAGCACGCTGACGGCCGCCTGCAGACCATTCGCGCCCGTGCCCTGGTCAATGCCGCCGGGCCGTGGGTGGCCAGCTTCATCAAGGACGACCTCAAGCTCGATGCCCCCTACGGCATCCGCCTGATCCAGGGCAGCCACATCATCGTGCCGCGCATGTACGAAGGCGAACATGCCTACATCCTGCAGAACGAGGACCAGCGCATCGTCTTCTGCATCCCGTACCTGGAGCGTTTCACGCTGATCGGCACCACCGATCGCGAGTACAGCGGCGACCCCGCCAAAGTCGCGATCACCGAGCAGGAAACCGATTATCTGCTCAAAGTGGTCAACGCCCATTTCAACCACCAGATCAGCCGCAGCGACATCGTGCACACCTATTCCGGCGTGCGCCCACTGTGCAACGACGAATCGGACAATCCGTCCGCGGTCACCCGCGACTACACCCTGGCGCTGTCCGCCAGTGAAGGGCAAGCGCCGTTGCTGTCGGTATTCGGTGGCAAGCTGACCACCTACCGCAAACTGGCCGAATCGGCGATGGCCGAGCTCAAGCCGCACTTCCCACAGATGCGCGGCAGCTGGACCGCTGGCGCGCCGCTACCTGGTGGTGAGCAAATGACCACGGTGCAGGCTCTGGTAGATGCGGTGCTGGCGCGCTGTGGCTGGTTGCCGGTCGATATCGCCAGGCGCTGGGTGCTGACCTATGGCAGCCGTGTATGGCAGTTGCTGGAGGGCGTGCAAGGGCCGGAAGACCTGGGCCAGGCAATTGGTGGTGGGTTGTTCGCTCGAGAGGTGGACTACCTCGCTAGCAACGAATGGGCCTGCAGCGCTGAAGACATTCTCTGGCGCCGCACCAAGCTGGGCCTGTTCACCAGCGCGGGCGAACAACAGGTGCTTGCAGACTACCTGCAACAAGAGCAGCAGGCGCGCACCCAGGCAGCGTGACTCCCCGGCCCGCCCACACGCGCCAGGCGCAAGCGGGCCATTCGACGCAGCAGTAACTACCGCCAAACCACATTACCGGCGTGATGCTCTGGGGTCTTTAAAACCCCGGAGAACATCACGTGCCACCCACCGAATACAACCCGTCCTATTCAGTCGACGCCCTGATCGCCCAGCAACTGCCTGACTGGTTGACCGGCGCCGACACAACGCACCTGCAAGCCTACGGCAAGGCCTTGGGTGCACAACAACAGGCAGCGGACAGTCTTCGCCATCTGCTCGAAAGAATCCCTCGCCTCGAAGACTTCGCCCTGCCCCTGCTCGAACGCGCGCTGCGTGAGCAGAGACTGGGGCATATCGACGCGCGACGGGGTCACGTGGTCGTGAGCGAAGAGTTCCAACTACCTTCGGCCGCAGAGCATTTCTACAAGCCGACCGTAATCCATAGCACACGACAAACCCTGCTGGCTGCCGCCCTGCATAACTTCGAAGCACACGAAGCTGAACCGTGGCTGTTGCGTAAAGCGCATCTGGAAAACGAGAAAGGCGAAAAGCTGGCCATGACCTTCGAGCAATTCGTT of the Pseudomonas asiatica genome contains:
- the glpK gene encoding glycerol kinase GlpK — protein: MTDTQDKNYIIALDQGTTSSRAIIFDRDANVVGTSQREFAQHYPQAGWVEHDPMEIFATQSATMVEALAQAGISHAQVAALGITNQRETTVVWDKETGRPVYNAIVWQCRRSTEICAQLKRDGHEDYIRETTGLVTDPYFSGTKLKWILDNVEGARERAERGELLFGTIDTWLIWKFSGGKVHVTDYTNASRTLMFNIHSLQWDDKLLEILGIPRQMLPEVRPSSEVYGHTKSGIAIAGIAGDQQSALFGQMCVEPGQAKNTYGTGCFLLMNTGDQAVKSSHGLLTTIACGPRGEVAYALEGAVFNGGSTVQWLRDELKIVNDALDTEYFASKVKDSNGVYLVPAFTGLGAPYWDPYARGALFGLTRGVKVDHIIRAALESIAYQTRDVLDAMQQDCGQRLSELRVDGGAVANNFLMQFQADILGTCVERPKMRETTALGAAYLAGLACGFWSGLDELRDKAIIEREFSPQLDETQKEKLYAGWKKAVDRTRDWEDHEA
- the glpR gene encoding DNA-binding transcriptional repressor GlpR; its protein translation is MNLPPRQQQILELVRERGYVSIEEMAQLFVVTPQTIRRDINQLAELNLLRRYHGGAAYDSSIENTAYAMRADQMRDEKQRIAEAVARQIPDHASLFINIGTTTESIARALLNHNHLKVITNNLHVAAILAAKDDFEVLVAGGTVRRDGGVVGQASVDFINQFKVDFALVGISGIDEDGSLLDFDYQEVRVSQAIIANARQVILAADSSKFGRNAMVRMGSISLVDCLVTDQAPTPTLTQLLNQYKIRLEVV
- the glpD gene encoding glycerol-3-phosphate dehydrogenase, with product MSQPVSSQPPVADCYDLAVIGGGINGVGIAADAAGRGLNVFLCEKDDLAQHTSSASSKLIHGGLRYLEHYEFRLVREALAEREVLLAKAPHIVKPMRFVLPHRPHLRPAWMIRAGLFLYDHLGKRKRLGASRSLRFGPGYPLKPAISRGFEYADCAVDDARLVVLNAMAAREKGAHIHTRTRCLRAERVDGLWQVELQHADGRLQTIRARALVNAAGPWVASFIKDDLKLDAPYGIRLIQGSHIIVPRMYEGEHAYILQNEDQRIVFCIPYLERFTLIGTTDREYSGDPAKVAITEQETDYLLKVVNAHFNHQISRSDIVHTYSGVRPLCNDESDNPSAVTRDYTLALSASEGQAPLLSVFGGKLTTYRKLAESAMAELKPHFPQMRGSWTAGAPLPGGEQMTTVQALVDAVLARCGWLPVDIARRWVLTYGSRVWQLLEGVQGPEDLGQAIGGGLFAREVDYLASNEWACSAEDILWRRTKLGLFTSAGEQQVLADYLQQEQQARTQAA